A genome region from Aurantiacibacter sp. MUD61 includes the following:
- a CDS encoding DUF1499 domain-containing protein has product MSDDAKNDPAARPGVKPVGVTPEPTEPNPDATTANAKGKSKITRLIGNFSLGGALIMLIIALGSLVLARYGIIGKLPGFRYFMMTMWPFAALAVVAVIGIVIGMVRKRGAGWRNPLALVLSLVMLGVFYTQVIAPARSAPFMHDITTDVDDPPQFQTLPLRDDYLEMYEGDIEAWRSAHRESYPDLEPVIIDQPPELVIADARALAEERGWEIAEYSPEAGRLEATATAGFIRFFDDVVVEVTPIADGSTRVDMRSISRVGGSDLGYNAARIEAFLSDLEEVPMR; this is encoded by the coding sequence ATGAGTGATGACGCAAAAAACGATCCGGCAGCCAGGCCCGGCGTGAAGCCGGTAGGGGTGACGCCTGAGCCGACCGAGCCCAATCCGGACGCGACGACGGCGAATGCGAAGGGCAAGTCGAAGATCACGCGGCTGATCGGGAACTTCTCGCTTGGCGGCGCTCTCATCATGCTCATCATCGCATTGGGATCGCTGGTGCTCGCGCGGTACGGGATCATCGGCAAGCTTCCCGGCTTTCGCTATTTCATGATGACAATGTGGCCTTTCGCGGCTCTCGCCGTGGTTGCGGTTATTGGCATCGTCATCGGCATGGTCCGCAAGCGCGGCGCCGGCTGGCGCAATCCGCTGGCGCTGGTCTTGTCGCTGGTGATGCTCGGCGTTTTCTATACGCAGGTGATTGCGCCCGCCCGCAGCGCGCCCTTCATGCATGACATCACCACCGATGTGGACGATCCGCCGCAGTTCCAGACCCTGCCGCTGCGCGACGATTATCTCGAGATGTATGAAGGCGATATCGAAGCGTGGCGATCAGCGCACCGCGAAAGCTATCCCGATCTCGAGCCGGTGATTATCGACCAGCCACCCGAACTGGTGATTGCCGATGCGCGTGCGCTAGCCGAAGAACGCGGCTGGGAAATCGCCGAATATTCGCCCGAAGCGGGCCGCTTGGAAGCAACCGCGACAGCAGGTTTCATCCGCTTCTTCGACGATGTGGTGGTCGAAGTGACACCGATTGCGGACGGCTCCACACGCGTCGACATGCGCAGCATCAGCCGCGTTGGCGGCAGCGATCTCGGCTACAATGCTGCACGGATCGAGGCATTCCTGTCAGACCTCGAAGAAGTCCCTATGCGTTAG
- the rpmA gene encoding 50S ribosomal protein L27 has protein sequence MAHKKAGGSSRNGRDSAGRRLGVKKFGSQEVIPGNIIVRQRGTKFYPGSNVGMGKDHTLFALEAGRVRFHDGKLGRKYVSVDAMAEAAE, from the coding sequence ATGGCACATAAAAAAGCAGGCGGTTCATCGCGTAACGGTCGCGACTCAGCCGGTCGTCGCCTTGGTGTGAAGAAGTTCGGCAGCCAGGAAGTGATTCCGGGCAACATTATCGTGCGCCAGCGCGGTACGAAGTTCTACCCGGGCTCCAATGTCGGCATGGGCAAGGACCACACGCTGTTCGCGCTCGAAGCCGGCCGCGTCCGCTTCCATGATGGCAAACTCGGCCGCAAATACGTCTCGGTCGACGCCATGGCGGAAGCCGCCGAATAA
- a CDS encoding Rossmann fold domain-containing protein, producing MRDNAIVEVTGLPENPLDAAAKFHSEWVAKVRGYARSGDVVVIFQPADHTHHAWRLAAVQELARESVPYRVNGVEGDHMQDVSETLFYLQSADGVTGQLFTMR from the coding sequence ATGCGTGACAATGCCATTGTCGAGGTCACTGGTTTGCCGGAAAACCCGCTCGACGCTGCGGCTAAATTTCACAGCGAATGGGTGGCTAAAGTGCGTGGATATGCGCGCAGCGGTGATGTGGTGGTAATCTTCCAGCCCGCAGACCATACCCATCACGCTTGGCGGCTGGCTGCCGTGCAGGAGCTCGCACGCGAATCCGTTCCTTACCGGGTGAACGGTGTTGAGGGGGACCACATGCAGGATGTTTCCGAAACGCTGTTCTACCTCCAATCGGCCGACGGGGTTACCGGGCAACTCTTCACCATGCGGTAA
- a CDS encoding molybdenum cofactor biosynthesis protein MoaE: MSSDIRLLDTGFSPGKALGLFAKAHPHAGAIASFVGKVRPDGDVKVLQIQHYAPLTLPGMEALAEQAHARWSLYGLLMHHRIGSMRPGAPIVLVAAASHHRRAAFDAVDFCMDHLKSKSWFWKRERRADGWHWIEPRDEDRRDLYRWKTKPSQI, from the coding sequence ATGAGCAGCGACATTCGCCTGCTCGACACCGGGTTCTCGCCGGGAAAGGCTCTTGGCCTATTCGCGAAAGCGCATCCCCACGCAGGCGCGATCGCCAGCTTTGTCGGCAAGGTGCGGCCGGATGGCGATGTGAAAGTGCTGCAAATCCAGCATTACGCGCCGCTTACCCTGCCGGGGATGGAAGCGCTGGCTGAGCAGGCGCATGCGCGCTGGTCACTCTACGGTCTGCTGATGCATCACCGGATTGGGAGCATGCGGCCGGGCGCGCCAATCGTTCTTGTCGCTGCGGCATCCCACCACCGGCGCGCGGCTTTCGATGCGGTCGACTTCTGCATGGACCATCTGAAGTCCAAAAGCTGGTTCTGGAAGCGCGAGAGGCGCGCGGACGGCTGGCACTGGATCGAGCCGCGCGATGAAGATCGCCGCGATCTTTACCGATGGAAGACAAAACCTTCGCAGATTTGA
- a CDS encoding MoaD/ThiS family protein gives MSVTVIFLGKLADLAGEPSRELSAPIDWAQLLSMMEPGLMAAIADDTVRVAVDGELLADKALLSASDGAEVALLPPVSGG, from the coding sequence ATGTCAGTCACCGTGATCTTTCTCGGCAAACTGGCCGATCTCGCGGGGGAGCCCTCGCGCGAACTGTCCGCGCCGATCGACTGGGCACAGCTTCTTTCGATGATGGAGCCCGGACTGATGGCGGCAATCGCAGACGACACCGTCCGCGTCGCAGTCGATGGCGAATTACTAGCTGACAAGGCGCTACTCTCAGCCAGCGATGGCGCGGAGGTCGCGCTGCTGCCTCCTGTCAGCGGGGGTTGA
- a CDS encoding DUF983 domain-containing protein — MGRADLLRIIVTDFPHETKGRPASGVAALFASCPRCGAKTLFAGPIAFADRCDACGLDFTKFNVGDGPAAFLTMGVGAIVVALALWLQLSVEPPWWVHVLLWLPLIVGGVVLGLRMTKAWLLTTEYRRRAEEHRHEAEDGQ; from the coding sequence ATGGGGCGCGCCGATCTACTAAGGATTATCGTGACGGATTTTCCTCACGAAACGAAGGGGCGGCCCGCATCTGGCGTGGCCGCCCTTTTCGCATCCTGCCCGCGCTGCGGCGCGAAGACGCTGTTTGCAGGCCCCATAGCCTTCGCCGATCGCTGTGACGCCTGCGGGCTCGATTTCACCAAGTTCAATGTGGGCGATGGGCCAGCCGCATTCCTGACGATGGGTGTGGGCGCGATTGTCGTCGCATTGGCGCTGTGGCTGCAATTGAGCGTGGAGCCGCCGTGGTGGGTGCATGTGTTGCTGTGGCTGCCGCTGATCGTGGGCGGCGTTGTGCTCGGCCTGCGGATGACCAAGGCGTGGCTGCTTACGACCGAATACAGACGCCGCGCCGAAGAGCATCGGCATGAGGCGGAGGATGGGCAATGA
- the moaA gene encoding GTP 3',8-cyclase MoaA yields MPSAPPLIDSFGRQISYLRLSVTDRCDLRCAYCMPERMQFLPKSEVLSLEELHRLALAFIARGVTKIRLTGGEPLVRRDMMDLVRALGRAIGDGLEELTLTTNGTQLAQHAEALAAAGVKRVNVSLDTRDPALFARLTRRDQLPAVLDGIAAAKAAGLHVKINTVALKGLNEAEIPDFMHWGHSEGHDMTLIEVMPLGEVEDERVDHYLPLTAVRDRLEDRFTLIPLAPRTGGPARYVRVEETGGTLGFITPLTQNFCAGCNRVRITATGQLYACLGGAEKVDLRAALRSKAPEEELAVALDRAMQIKPERHHFAIAEGSGPALERYMSLTGG; encoded by the coding sequence ATGCCCTCCGCACCGCCTCTGATCGATAGCTTCGGACGCCAGATTTCATATCTGCGCCTGTCGGTGACCGATCGCTGCGACCTGCGCTGTGCCTATTGCATGCCGGAACGGATGCAATTCCTGCCGAAGAGCGAAGTGCTGAGCCTCGAGGAGCTACACCGACTGGCGCTGGCTTTCATTGCGCGAGGCGTCACCAAGATACGCCTGACCGGAGGTGAGCCACTGGTGCGGCGCGATATGATGGACCTCGTGCGCGCACTGGGTCGTGCAATCGGCGATGGTCTGGAAGAGTTGACGCTGACGACCAATGGGACCCAGCTTGCGCAACATGCTGAAGCCTTGGCCGCTGCCGGGGTGAAGCGCGTAAATGTCAGCCTCGATACGCGCGATCCAGCGCTGTTCGCTCGGCTTACGCGGCGGGACCAGCTTCCTGCTGTTCTTGATGGCATCGCGGCGGCGAAAGCGGCAGGGCTGCACGTCAAGATCAACACTGTAGCGCTAAAGGGCCTGAACGAGGCGGAAATACCCGACTTTATGCATTGGGGGCATTCTGAAGGCCACGACATGACGCTCATCGAGGTTATGCCGCTCGGCGAGGTCGAGGATGAGCGCGTCGATCATTACCTTCCGCTCACCGCTGTGCGCGACAGGCTGGAGGATCGGTTCACGCTGATCCCGCTGGCGCCTCGGACGGGCGGGCCTGCGCGCTATGTTCGGGTGGAGGAGACCGGCGGCACGCTCGGCTTTATCACTCCGCTCACGCAGAATTTCTGCGCCGGGTGCAACAGGGTGCGGATAACGGCGACCGGGCAGCTCTATGCCTGCCTGGGAGGCGCGGAGAAGGTGGACCTGCGTGCCGCCCTGCGATCCAAAGCGCCTGAAGAGGAGCTCGCCGTTGCGCTCGACAGGGCGATGCAAATCAAGCCTGAGCGGCACCATTTTGCGATTGCCGAAGGCAGCGGGCCTGCGCTTGAACGATACATGTCGCTGACGGGGGGCTGA
- a CDS encoding SURF1 family cytochrome oxidase biogenesis protein, with translation MSVRKVPIIPTIIVVAAACVMVALGIWQLGRADEKEALIAEFESASERGPVRIGDQDLDNYLYRTVEFACPEPTSWSAIAGRNRAGRTGYSQQFTCRERTDWGQPDVAITPAIYAVVGWSPGPNEPDWSGGNITGVLTQLGDDYRITLAEPVQGLEASAAPDPSDMPNNHLAYAGQWFFFALTALLIYGLALRRRWRDA, from the coding sequence ATGAGCGTGCGCAAGGTTCCGATCATCCCGACAATCATCGTTGTGGCCGCCGCATGTGTGATGGTGGCGCTCGGCATCTGGCAGCTGGGCAGGGCGGATGAGAAGGAGGCGCTGATTGCTGAATTCGAGTCCGCTTCTGAGCGGGGCCCGGTGCGTATAGGCGATCAGGATCTCGATAATTACCTTTATCGCACGGTGGAGTTCGCGTGCCCTGAACCCACGTCTTGGAGCGCGATCGCAGGCCGCAACCGCGCTGGGCGGACCGGTTATTCTCAGCAATTCACCTGCCGCGAACGGACGGATTGGGGTCAGCCCGATGTGGCGATAACGCCTGCCATATATGCCGTGGTGGGATGGTCTCCGGGACCGAATGAACCCGATTGGTCGGGTGGCAATATCACTGGCGTTCTGACGCAGCTTGGCGATGATTACCGGATCACCCTTGCCGAGCCGGTACAGGGACTTGAAGCTTCCGCCGCGCCCGACCCGTCAGACATGCCCAACAATCATCTCGCCTATGCGGGCCAGTGGTTCTTCTTCGCGCTCACCGCGCTGCTCATTTATGGGCTGGCACTCAGGCGCCGCTGGCGCGACGCCTGA
- a CDS encoding GNAT family N-acetyltransferase, producing the protein MFMRTQRLFLRPVFLEDWRGIYRGIADESIVRNLARAPWPYTEDDARQFCALAVKDARKRFVITLPDEPGAPIIGMIGFEQLDSVGEEVGYWIGRDWQGRGYATEALHGVVEIADAIGIDTIEARHFFDNPASGRVLRKAGFADTGEIAATRSLGRGDEKVLSRRYVKNLRVPVAASERPAAA; encoded by the coding sequence ATGTTCATGCGTACCCAGCGGCTGTTTTTACGGCCCGTGTTCCTGGAAGACTGGCGCGGCATCTATCGCGGCATTGCGGATGAGAGCATCGTCCGTAATCTGGCCCGCGCGCCATGGCCCTATACCGAAGATGACGCGCGCCAGTTCTGCGCTCTCGCGGTCAAGGACGCACGCAAACGTTTTGTCATTACTCTCCCGGACGAGCCGGGCGCGCCCATTATCGGTATGATCGGGTTCGAACAGCTCGACTCAGTCGGTGAAGAGGTCGGCTATTGGATCGGCCGTGACTGGCAGGGCCGGGGTTATGCGACCGAGGCACTGCATGGCGTTGTCGAGATTGCCGACGCAATCGGCATCGACACGATCGAAGCGCGTCATTTCTTCGATAATCCGGCGAGTGGACGTGTGCTGCGCAAGGCGGGCTTTGCCGACACCGGCGAAATAGCCGCAACCCGCAGCCTAGGCCGTGGGGACGAAAAGGTCCTGAGTCGGCGCTACGTCAAGAATTTGCGTGTGCCCGTTGCTGCCAGCGAACGCCCCGCTGCTGCCTGA
- a CDS encoding dihydroneopterin aldolase: protein MADSLYLELTDFEHDVHTGIYSEETGKPQPLRFTVRAKLKEKRFYDPETPLEESKNYMDLKFACSEALGDRHYKLIEAVADHVCETLFLQDTRVEQVQVKIVKLALSERNEQIGITLTRERP from the coding sequence ATGGCAGACAGTCTCTATCTTGAGCTCACCGATTTCGAGCATGACGTGCACACCGGGATCTATTCAGAAGAAACCGGTAAGCCGCAGCCGCTGCGCTTCACCGTGCGCGCAAAGCTGAAGGAAAAGCGATTCTACGATCCGGAAACCCCGCTCGAAGAGAGCAAGAACTACATGGATCTGAAGTTCGCCTGCTCGGAGGCTCTTGGCGATCGCCACTACAAGCTGATCGAGGCGGTGGCGGATCATGTGTGCGAGACGTTGTTCCTGCAGGATACCCGTGTCGAACAGGTGCAGGTCAAGATCGTCAAACTGGCGTTGTCCGAGCGCAATGAGCAGATCGGCATCACCCTAACGCGCGAGCGCCCGTGA
- a CDS encoding class I SAM-dependent methyltransferase — MADLAPQPLVMAGEAWSDYGLLDSGNGRKLERYGPYRFIRPEPQAMWQPRLSDAEWQADAEFIPGSDEDGGGRWHFNREVPRDGWELVWNEVKFTAQCTPFRHLGFFPDMAPVWEWMRGQLSGRDDAQTMNLFGYTGVGSLALSQCGPVTHVDASKKSVAQARDNAALSGMEDRSIRWLIDDAAKFTAREVRRERRYDGIILDPPKFGRGPKNETWRLEESLPGLIGDCRQLLDADSSFLFLTVYAVRMSALSIGGLLAEVFADLPGTIECGELAVREEGRGGRLLPTAIFARWSNA, encoded by the coding sequence ATGGCTGATCTCGCGCCGCAACCTCTCGTGATGGCTGGCGAGGCGTGGTCTGACTACGGCCTGCTCGATAGCGGCAATGGTCGCAAGCTGGAACGCTACGGCCCCTACCGTTTCATTCGCCCCGAACCGCAGGCCATGTGGCAACCGCGTCTCTCCGATGCCGAATGGCAGGCTGATGCGGAATTCATACCCGGCAGTGACGAGGATGGCGGCGGCCGCTGGCATTTCAATCGCGAAGTCCCGCGCGACGGCTGGGAGCTGGTGTGGAACGAGGTGAAATTCACCGCGCAATGCACTCCCTTCCGCCATCTCGGCTTTTTCCCCGACATGGCGCCCGTTTGGGAATGGATGCGCGGACAGCTTTCCGGTCGCGACGATGCGCAGACGATGAATCTGTTCGGCTATACCGGCGTCGGCTCGCTGGCGTTAAGCCAATGCGGCCCCGTCACCCATGTCGATGCGAGCAAGAAGTCCGTGGCGCAGGCGCGCGACAATGCGGCTCTGTCTGGCATGGAGGATCGCTCGATCCGCTGGCTGATCGATGATGCGGCCAAGTTCACAGCACGCGAAGTGCGGCGCGAGCGGCGCTATGACGGGATTATTCTCGATCCGCCGAAATTCGGTCGCGGGCCAAAGAATGAGACATGGCGTCTGGAGGAATCACTACCGGGCCTCATCGGCGATTGTCGCCAATTGCTCGATGCCGACAGTAGCTTCCTGTTCCTTACGGTCTACGCCGTGCGGATGAGCGCGCTGTCGATCGGCGGCTTGCTGGCTGAGGTCTTTGCCGATTTGCCGGGCACTATCGAATGCGGCGAACTGGCTGTCCGCGAAGAGGGGCGGGGCGGCAGGCTGCTGCCCACCGCCATTTTCGCCCGCTGGTCTAACGCATAG
- the rplU gene encoding 50S ribosomal protein L21 — translation MFAVVRTGGKQYRVAEGDKIAVEKLAGEAGDSVTLDDVLLAGEGADLADASKVTVSAEVIAQAKSEKVTVFKKRRRHNYRRKNGHRQQMTLLRITAVGEGKKAPAKKAAAKKDEAPKKEEAKKAAPKKEAAKKAPAKKAAPKKEAAEKKPAAKKAAPKKAAATKKSADKK, via the coding sequence ATGTTCGCAGTAGTGCGCACGGGCGGCAAGCAGTATCGCGTCGCCGAAGGAGACAAGATCGCAGTCGAAAAACTGGCTGGTGAAGCCGGTGATTCGGTAACTTTGGACGATGTCCTGCTGGCCGGCGAAGGCGCCGACCTGGCAGACGCATCCAAGGTGACGGTTTCGGCGGAAGTTATCGCCCAGGCCAAAAGCGAGAAGGTGACGGTCTTCAAGAAGCGTCGTCGTCACAACTATCGCCGCAAGAACGGCCACCGCCAGCAGATGACCCTGCTGCGCATCACCGCCGTTGGCGAAGGCAAAAAGGCTCCGGCCAAGAAAGCCGCTGCAAAGAAGGACGAAGCTCCGAAGAAGGAAGAAGCCAAGAAGGCTGCTCCCAAGAAGGAAGCTGCGAAAAAGGCACCTGCCAAGAAGGCTGCACCGAAGAAGGAAGCAGCTGAAAAGAAACCCGCCGCCAAGAAGGCCGCGCCGAAGAAGGCTGCAGCCACCAAGAAGTCGGCAGACAAGAAGTAA
- the thrC gene encoding threonine synthase, translating to MKYISTRGSAPALDFEGVTLAGLAGDGGLYVPEEWPRFSQDEIAAMAGLPYAELALRVMAPFTAGSLREDELRSLCEAAYGSFAHDAVTPLVQLDQQHWLLELFHGPTLAFKDVALQLLGRLFEHFLSRSENHLTIVGATSGDTGSAAIDAVAGRERVDIFMLHPDGRVSDVQRRQMTTVQAPNVHNIAIDGSFDDAQAMVKRMFNDTEMAASNGGRFRITAVNSINWARLMAQVVYYFAAALQLGGPQRKVAFAVPTGNFGDVFAGYVAAQMGLPIERLIVATNVNDILHRALSTGDYSAGTVTPTDAPSMDIQVSSNFERLLFDVGGRDGAALADQMRGFEADKAMQLTNAQRDGASALFTSARADADSMRATMAYAAERYGQILDPHTAIGLAAARNAGIDPAVPVVTLATAHPAKFPDAVKAATGVHPDLPARMGDLFDREESFTRLPGTYDAIRDYVAQHATESTDG from the coding sequence ATGAAGTATATTTCCACCAGGGGGAGCGCTCCGGCGCTCGATTTCGAAGGGGTCACATTGGCAGGGCTCGCCGGCGATGGCGGGCTTTATGTGCCGGAAGAATGGCCGCGCTTTTCGCAAGACGAGATCGCGGCGATGGCTGGCCTGCCTTATGCTGAACTCGCTCTGCGCGTCATGGCGCCGTTCACCGCCGGATCGCTGAGGGAGGACGAGCTGCGCAGCCTGTGTGAAGCAGCCTATGGCAGCTTTGCCCATGATGCGGTGACGCCGCTCGTCCAGCTGGATCAGCAGCACTGGCTGCTCGAACTGTTTCACGGCCCCACGCTCGCCTTCAAGGATGTGGCGCTTCAATTGCTCGGTCGGCTGTTCGAGCACTTCCTCAGCCGCAGCGAGAATCACCTGACCATCGTCGGCGCGACGAGCGGGGATACCGGCAGCGCGGCCATCGATGCCGTCGCGGGGCGCGAGCGGGTCGACATCTTCATGCTCCATCCCGATGGCCGCGTCAGCGATGTGCAGCGCCGGCAGATGACGACGGTGCAGGCGCCCAACGTCCACAACATCGCCATCGACGGATCGTTCGACGATGCGCAGGCGATGGTGAAGCGGATGTTCAACGATACAGAAATGGCCGCTTCGAACGGTGGCCGCTTCCGCATCACCGCGGTCAATTCGATCAACTGGGCGCGGCTGATGGCGCAGGTCGTCTATTACTTCGCCGCCGCGCTGCAATTGGGCGGGCCGCAGCGCAAAGTCGCGTTTGCAGTGCCGACGGGCAATTTCGGCGATGTATTTGCAGGCTATGTCGCGGCGCAGATGGGATTGCCGATAGAGCGGCTGATCGTCGCCACCAATGTGAACGACATCCTCCACCGCGCACTCAGCACGGGCGATTATTCGGCGGGCACCGTAACCCCCACCGATGCACCGAGTATGGATATCCAGGTCAGCTCGAACTTCGAACGCCTGCTGTTCGATGTCGGTGGCCGGGACGGCGCGGCACTGGCCGACCAGATGCGCGGTTTCGAGGCAGACAAGGCCATGCAGCTGACAAATGCACAGCGTGATGGCGCCTCCGCCCTGTTTACCAGTGCGCGTGCCGATGCGGATTCGATGCGCGCAACCATGGCTTATGCGGCAGAGCGTTACGGACAGATCCTCGATCCGCATACCGCCATCGGTCTTGCCGCCGCGCGCAATGCCGGGATCGATCCGGCAGTGCCTGTCGTGACACTCGCCACCGCGCATCCGGCCAAATTCCCCGATGCAGTGAAGGCGGCTACCGGCGTGCATCCGGACCTGCCTGCGCGCATGGGCGACCTGTTCGATCGGGAGGAAAGCTTCACGCGCCTCCCCGGCACCTACGATGCCATACGCGACTACGTGGCCCAGCACGCCACGGAGAGCACCGATGGCTGA
- a CDS encoding metal-dependent hydrolase, translating to MRDRRFGRGQKRERGTDPFASAWFAALSASFPRGEAMFIDAVRAHRDDVPPKLAEEIRDFIRQEVNHSREHLAFNRAVADAGYDLTEIDARVKSLVADTQAAPPIVQLTITCALEHFTAMFAHEFLKDPDSIASAGMGDVQLWLWHAVEEIEHKAVAYDTWLHATRSWSDWKRWRVRSLIMALVTYRFLRNRVTDAVELLRQDGITGWKAKWGLFTHLFSRPGILRKIFPAWLGYYKPGFHPWDLDDRHLITEWEDAQTVVGEGAATSDRSDGPATT from the coding sequence GTGAGAGATCGACGCTTCGGGCGCGGTCAGAAGCGTGAGCGCGGGACCGATCCCTTTGCATCTGCGTGGTTCGCCGCGCTTTCCGCCAGCTTTCCGCGCGGCGAAGCGATGTTCATCGATGCTGTCAGGGCGCACCGCGATGACGTGCCGCCCAAACTCGCAGAGGAAATTCGCGACTTCATCCGGCAGGAAGTCAATCATTCGCGCGAGCATCTGGCGTTCAACCGCGCAGTTGCCGATGCAGGCTATGACCTCACCGAAATCGATGCGCGGGTGAAATCGTTGGTCGCCGACACGCAAGCTGCGCCGCCGATCGTCCAGCTCACCATCACCTGCGCGCTCGAACATTTTACCGCCATGTTCGCGCATGAATTCCTCAAGGATCCCGACTCAATTGCCAGCGCCGGAATGGGCGATGTGCAGCTGTGGCTGTGGCACGCGGTCGAGGAAATCGAGCACAAGGCCGTTGCCTACGATACATGGCTGCACGCAACGCGCAGCTGGTCCGATTGGAAACGCTGGCGCGTGCGTAGCCTGATTATGGCACTGGTCACGTATCGCTTCCTCAGGAATCGCGTGACCGATGCGGTGGAATTGCTGCGGCAGGACGGCATCACCGGATGGAAAGCTAAATGGGGCCTATTTACCCATCTGTTCAGCAGGCCCGGCATCTTGCGCAAGATCTTCCCGGCTTGGCTCGGATATTACAAGCCGGGTTTCCACCCGTGGGATCTGGATGATCGCCACCTGATCACCGAGTGGGAAGACGCCCAGACTGTCGTCGGGGAAGGCGCCGCAACGTCAGACCGCAGCGACGGCCCCGCCACCACCTGA
- a CDS encoding cytochrome c oxidase subunit 3 gives MAGAKNHDYHILDPDIWPLIGALGGLVFTSGMVLFMHELAGGPAVLGVGIALLIATFFAWFTKIVNEAERGDHTPVVQLHMRYGMILFIASEVMFFVGWFWAFFDFALFPAPIREAADNVWQNLIGQEGAALLAQFPPEGVEVLDPFSLPLLNTLILLCSGTTVTWAHHSLINGDREGLKKGLWLTIALGVLFTAVQVYEYGHAPFGFGGNTYSSAFYMATGFHGFHVLVGTIFLAVCLFRTYKGHFTPQQHFGFEAAAWYWHFVDVVWLFLFIAVYVWGGWGAPIY, from the coding sequence ATGGCTGGCGCGAAGAACCACGACTATCACATTCTCGATCCCGATATCTGGCCGCTGATTGGCGCGCTCGGCGGGCTCGTCTTCACCAGCGGCATGGTGCTGTTCATGCACGAATTGGCCGGCGGACCGGCTGTTCTCGGCGTCGGCATTGCGCTGCTGATCGCGACTTTCTTCGCTTGGTTCACCAAGATCGTGAACGAAGCAGAGCGCGGCGATCACACGCCGGTTGTGCAGCTGCACATGCGTTACGGCATGATCCTGTTCATCGCATCGGAAGTGATGTTCTTCGTCGGCTGGTTCTGGGCTTTCTTCGATTTTGCCCTGTTCCCTGCGCCTATTCGAGAGGCGGCGGACAATGTCTGGCAGAACCTTATCGGTCAGGAAGGGGCTGCGCTGCTCGCACAATTCCCGCCTGAAGGTGTGGAAGTCCTCGATCCGTTCAGCCTGCCGCTGCTCAACACGCTGATCCTGCTGTGCTCGGGCACCACGGTAACCTGGGCGCACCACTCGCTGATCAATGGCGATCGTGAAGGCCTGAAGAAGGGCCTGTGGCTTACCATCGCACTGGGCGTACTGTTTACCGCCGTGCAGGTCTACGAATATGGCCACGCGCCGTTCGGCTTCGGTGGCAACACCTATTCCAGCGCATTCTACATGGCGACCGGCTTCCACGGCTTCCACGTTCTCGTCGGCACCATCTTCCTGGCGGTCTGCCTGTTCCGTACCTACAAGGGCCACTTCACGCCGCAGCAGCACTTCGGCTTCGAAGCGGCTGCCTGGTACTGGCACTTCGTTGACGTCGTCTGGCTGTTCCTCTTCATCGCTGTCTACGTCTGGGGCGGATGGGGCGCGCCGATCTACTAA
- a CDS encoding TetR/AcrR family transcriptional regulator, whose amino-acid sequence MSTKKRLSPEESRAAALEAARELLIEAGPQAVTLKAVATRIGRTHANLLHHFGSAAGLQKELAAHLAQTVCDSIADAVRASRAGVGSPREVVDLAFDACSKEGGGPLASWMLASGNEDALDPIIEAIHRLVHDLAPEEVHPGNELAMHENTFTLVLLALGDALLGEQLAESLSVKRSVARDKAEEMLIAAFQNTYGEMAG is encoded by the coding sequence ATGTCAACAAAGAAACGTCTGAGCCCGGAGGAAAGCCGTGCCGCAGCTCTGGAAGCTGCGCGCGAATTGCTGATCGAAGCAGGCCCGCAGGCGGTCACTTTGAAAGCTGTTGCGACGCGAATCGGGCGCACGCACGCCAATCTGTTGCATCATTTCGGCAGCGCTGCGGGTTTGCAGAAGGAACTGGCCGCTCATCTGGCGCAGACCGTGTGCGATTCGATTGCGGACGCGGTGCGCGCGAGCAGGGCGGGTGTCGGCAGCCCCCGCGAAGTCGTCGATCTGGCGTTTGATGCCTGCAGCAAGGAAGGCGGCGGGCCACTCGCCAGCTGGATGCTCGCATCAGGGAATGAGGACGCGCTCGATCCGATTATTGAGGCAATTCATCGGCTGGTTCACGATCTCGCGCCGGAAGAAGTGCATCCCGGCAATGAGCTGGCCATGCACGAAAATACATTCACGCTCGTATTGCTCGCTCTGGGCGATGCTCTGCTGGGCGAACAGCTCGCCGAATCGCTATCGGTCAAACGCTCGGTCGCGCGTGACAAGGCA